Proteins from one Neodiprion fabricii isolate iyNeoFabr1 chromosome 5, iyNeoFabr1.1, whole genome shotgun sequence genomic window:
- the LOC124182501 gene encoding kinesin-like protein KIF12 isoform X5, with product MAVEGFSCTAFCYGQTGSGKTHTLTGPPGLFNGKNPYSEGHGLVFRSFVYLFKILQERQDCNFVLRASFLEIYNEKVIDLLNPGTSRKPLAVRWSKKIRGFFVENLFTVECEELDDLLAVLEEGMRNRSVGSHNMNDHSSRSHTILTVHITSEQQMENGVFISKQGKINFVDLAGSEMTKKTQSEGKTLEEANNINKSLMVLGYCIASLSDGKKKAGHIPYRDSKLTKLLADSLAGNGVSLMIACISPARSNASETINTLRYAARAKKIRTKPIIVMDPREALILSLKREVGALQTENDHLRVALNLGGESPIFARVESKAGERRPLPTPPRVDLDKLAELEGPELGQLVRDYITENEALRRENAELYVTREQVMRDQEQVCRENERLLKKLEDVNSVCCRSPIIPARPNYSAELSSSVNGDYVPGAANVWTNPNSDPNQATFTTSKDNTGGEVTSGGSVRGMPEKVLKELDKRRIGGSFNNILEAYKDKSHHRRNNSWDNGNVANSPDQTSSPVDPSHNRKGATLRRTSTVPEERSLAMSNFDDNHPPLKSHSLNDDTSTPDSVLSGPILEGNNLAPGTADSVAPTAAFPVIASRTSSPFTSPEFDDGIETLNVSSRGSRPRQEIPGSAGTKVANGLPAHRVFGSLVSLDGDDPHFLSTSLTNKH from the exons ATGGCCGTCGAGGGATTCAGCTGCACGGCATTTTGCTACGGGCAAACCGGTAGCGGAAAAACACACACTTTGACCGGGCCTCCGGGTTTG TTCAACGGGAAAAATCCCTACTCCGAAGGTCACGGATTGGTCTTTCGATCGTTCGTCTACCTCTTCAAGATACTACAAGAAAGACAGGATTGCAATTTCGTGCTCCGAGCGTCCTTTCTCGAAATCTACAACGAAAAG GTTATCGATCTCCTGAATCCTGGAACAAGTAGGAAACCTTTGGCGGTAAGATGGAGCAAAAAAATCCGAGGTTTTTTCGTCGAGAATTTATTCACCGTCGAGTGCGAAGAGCTTGACGATTTATTAGCCGTTTTGGAGGAAG GCATGCGGAATCGCTCCGTCGGCTCGCACAACATGAACGATCATTCCAGCCGAAGCCACACCATACTGACCGTCCACATCACCTCGGAACAACAA ATGGAAAACGGAGTATTTATTTCCAAGCAAGGCAAGATCAACTTTGTCGATCTTGCGGGCAGcgaaatgacgaagaaaacTCAGAGCGAGGGTAAAACTCTCGAGGAAGCTAACAACATCAATAAAAGCTTGATGGTGCTAG gATACTGCATCGCTTCGTTAAGTGATGGGAAAAAGAAAGCTGGACATATTCCTTATCGGGATAGCAAACTGACGAAACTACTTGCGGACAGTCTCGCCGGAAATGGAGTTTCTCTTATG ATCGCATGCATTTCTCCGGCGAGATCTAACGCGAGCGAAACTATAAATACACTGCGCTACGCGGCGCGTGCTAAAAAAATTCGCACCAAGCCGATTATCGTTATG GATCCCAGGGAGGCTTTGATACTCAGCCTGAAACGAGAAGTCGGCGCTTTGCAAACAGAGAACGATCACTTGAGGGTAGCGCTCAACTTAGGCGGGGAATCCCCGATCTTTGCGCGGGTCGAATCCAAGG CTGGGGAAAGAAGACCGCTTCCAACACCGCCTCGAGTTGATCTTGACAAATTAGCGGAACTCGAGGGTCCGGAACTCGGCCAACTTGTTCGGGATTACATCACCGAGAACGAGGCTCTTCGGCGGGAAAATGCCGAGCTTTACGTCACCAGGGAACAAGTAATGCGCGACCAGGAACAGGTCTGCAGGGAAAATGAGAGgcttttgaaaaaacttgagGATGTTAATTC CGTCTGTTGTCGTTCGCCTATTATTCCGGCTCGGCCCAATTACTCGGCGGAGTTGTCGAGTAGCGTTAACGGCGATTACGTGCCTGGAGCTGCAAACGTCTGGACGAATCCTAATTCGGACCCTAATCAAGCGACGTTTACGACTTCCAAG GACAATACCGGTGGAGAAGTAACGTCTGGCGGCTCGGTTCGCGGAATGCCTGAAAAAGTATTGAAAGAATTGGACAAGCGACGAATCGGAGGAAGTTTTAATAACATCCTAGAGGCGTACAAGGACAAAAGTCATCACAGGAGAAACAACTCTTGGGATAATGGAAATGTGGCTAATAGTCCGGATCAAACCTCGTCTCCTGTCGACCCTAGCCA TAACAGAAAAGGTGCAACCCTGCGAAGAACGTCGACAGTGCCGGAAGAAAGGAGCTTAGCGATGTCAAATTTCGATGATAACCATCCGCCGTTGAAGAGCCATTCTTTGAACGACGACACTTCTACTCCAGACTCTGTTTTAAGTGGGCCGATCCTGGAAGGTAACAATTTGGCTCCGGGTACCGCTGATTCCGTTGCTCCAACCGCGGCATTTCCTGTTATAGCTTCACGTACATCATCTCCATTCACTTCCCCGGAATTTGACGACGgtattgaaactttgaacgtttCCTCGCGTGGATCAAGACCGCGACAAGAAATCCCTGGCTCGGCGGGTACTAAGGTCGCTAATGGTTTGCCCGCACATCGCGTTTTTGGGAGTCTCGTTTCGCTAGATGGTGACGATCCACATTTTTTGTCTACCTCGCTAACTAATAAGCATTAG